From a region of the Thermosipho melanesiensis BI429 genome:
- the rplS gene encoding 50S ribosomal protein L19 encodes MDNLIRIIEKDQVKEVPEFRPGDTVRVYVKFKEGNKERTQAFEGIVISLRGSGVGKTFTVRRIGANGIGVERIFPLYAPIIEKIEVVRRGKVRRAKLYYLRNIRGKVKIKERR; translated from the coding sequence ATGGATAACCTTATTAGAATTATTGAAAAAGATCAGGTAAAAGAAGTACCTGAATTTAGACCAGGTGATACTGTTAGAGTATATGTTAAGTTTAAAGAAGGAAACAAGGAAAGAACACAGGCATTTGAGGGAATTGTAATTTCTTTAAGAGGTTCTGGAGTTGGTAAAACATTTACAGTAAGAAGAATTGGTGCAAATGGTATAGGTGTTGAAAGAATCTTTCCGTTATATGCACCAATAATTGAAAAGATAGAAGTTGTAAGAAGAGGAAAAGTTAGAAGGGCAAAATTGTACTACTTAAGAAATATTCGCGGAAAGGTGAAAATTAAGGAGAGAAGGTAA
- a CDS encoding RNA methyltransferase gives MLSKIYLSLLHYPILGRDGKIISTAVTNLDIHDIARTSRTYKLKRYYLVTNLPAQQDIVKKVLNYWLNGFGKEYNPNRSEALSLVKLVGYFEDVIDDIKNVESKKPIIMFTSAKWRDNTITFEEGRKIILETSRPVLILFGTGWGMPDEILEQCDYALEPVRGRSDFNHLSVRAAVAIILDRLIGENV, from the coding sequence ATGCTAAGTAAGATTTATCTCTCATTGTTACACTATCCAATTTTGGGAAGAGATGGGAAAATTATTTCGACAGCTGTTACAAATTTGGATATCCACGATATTGCTAGAACTTCAAGAACTTACAAGCTAAAAAGATATTATTTAGTTACCAATTTACCAGCGCAACAGGATATAGTAAAAAAAGTTTTAAATTATTGGCTTAATGGATTTGGGAAAGAATACAATCCCAATCGTTCTGAGGCATTATCGTTAGTAAAATTAGTTGGTTATTTTGAAGATGTAATAGATGATATAAAAAATGTTGAAAGTAAAAAACCAATTATAATGTTTACGTCTGCAAAGTGGAGAGATAATACAATAACTTTTGAGGAAGGGAGAAAGATTATTTTAGAAACAAGTAGACCTGTTTTGATATTGTTTGGAACAGGTTGGGGAATGCCAGATGAAATTTTAGAACAGTGTGATTATGCTCTTGAACCAGTAAGAGGTAGAAGCGATTTTAACCACTTGTCAGTTAGAGCGGCTGTAGCGATTATTTTGGACAGATTAATAGGTGAAAATGTATAA
- the trmD gene encoding tRNA (guanosine(37)-N1)-methyltransferase TrmD — protein MRISILTIFPEMVEIVKKYGVISRAIKNGILEIEIFNLRDFTNDKHKTVDDYPFGGGPGMVMKPEPFFNFFEYYKERYGNTYTILTSPQGDRLTNHLVKELSEKESILIICGRYEGIDERVTKFVDREISIGDYVLTGGELPAMVIVDAVSRFIPDVIDKKSVEQETFNTGLLDHPHYTRPRNYKGLEVPEVLLSGDHKKIEIWRRKMALKKTMLKRPDLFLNKDLDGVDKVALLDLFRELINNAK, from the coding sequence TTGAGAATAAGTATTTTGACAATATTTCCTGAAATGGTAGAGATTGTAAAAAAATATGGAGTAATTTCTAGGGCAATAAAAAATGGTATTTTGGAAATTGAAATATTTAATTTAAGAGATTTTACAAATGATAAGCATAAAACAGTTGATGATTATCCATTTGGTGGTGGGCCTGGTATGGTAATGAAACCAGAGCCGTTTTTTAATTTTTTTGAGTATTATAAAGAAAGATATGGAAATACATATACTATACTTACTTCTCCCCAGGGGGATAGATTAACCAACCATTTGGTAAAAGAATTAAGTGAAAAAGAAAGTATTTTAATAATTTGTGGTAGATATGAAGGAATAGATGAGAGGGTTACAAAATTTGTTGATAGGGAGATTTCCATAGGGGATTATGTGTTGACAGGTGGAGAATTACCGGCGATGGTCATAGTGGATGCCGTTTCAAGGTTTATACCAGATGTAATTGATAAAAAGTCAGTAGAACAAGAAACTTTTAACACAGGCTTACTTGATCATCCGCACTATACTAGGCCAAGAAATTATAAAGGTTTAGAAGTTCCAGAAGTGCTTTTAAGTGGTGATCATAAAAAAATTGAGATTTGGAGACGTAAAATGGCTTTGAAGAAAACCATGTTAAAAAGGCCAGATCTCTTTTTGAACAAGGATTTAGATGGAGTTGATAAAGTTGCGTTGCTTGATTTATTTAGGGAGTTGATTAATAATGCTAAGTAA
- the rimM gene encoding ribosome maturation factor RimM (Essential for efficient processing of 16S rRNA) encodes MIKTLHELLKDKVPIAVLGKTHGLNGELRLFPLTNMPEVIESLEEVFIYNEKVKKLLIGRIIHMSLANGYYIVKFRGIDTLNDAKKFVGSTLYIEKSRLPILSSDEYYFYEVIGMKVYDEKGIFLGNIDEVIQTGSNDVFVINKDTKDEILIPVIKEYVLQIDKKSNKIVVKLPEWLD; translated from the coding sequence ATGATAAAAACTCTCCATGAGCTTTTAAAAGATAAAGTCCCCATTGCAGTTTTGGGAAAAACTCATGGGCTTAATGGAGAGTTAAGATTGTTTCCGCTAACAAATATGCCAGAGGTGATTGAATCATTAGAAGAGGTATTTATTTATAACGAAAAGGTGAAAAAACTTTTGATTGGTAGAATAATTCATATGTCTCTTGCAAATGGATATTATATTGTTAAATTTAGAGGTATTGATACACTAAATGATGCTAAAAAGTTTGTTGGTTCCACACTTTATATTGAAAAATCAAGGTTACCAATTCTTTCTAGTGACGAGTATTATTTTTACGAAGTTATTGGAATGAAAGTTTACGATGAAAAAGGTATTTTTTTGGGGAATATCGATGAAGTAATTCAAACAGGTAGCAATGATGTGTTTGTTATTAATAAGGATACCAAAGATGAAATATTGATACCTGTAATTAAAGAATATGTTTTGCAAATTGATAAAAAGAGTAACAAAATTGTTGTAAAATTACCGGAGTGGTTGGATTGA
- a CDS encoding KH domain-containing protein, which produces MKELLEYILKGIVKNPDEVVVLEFNEDGKKVFEISVNSEDVGQVIGKDGRTIKSIKILLSSITDENDFILKVVR; this is translated from the coding sequence ATGAAAGAACTCCTTGAGTACATACTCAAGGGGATTGTAAAGAATCCCGATGAGGTTGTTGTACTTGAATTTAACGAGGATGGGAAAAAAGTTTTTGAAATATCTGTTAATTCTGAAGATGTTGGACAAGTAATCGGTAAAGATGGTAGAACAATAAAGTCAATAAAAATTTTATTATCGTCAATAACTGATGAGAATGATTTTATTTTGAAGGTGGTAAGATGA
- the rpsP gene encoding 30S ribosomal protein S16 — translation MVRIRLTRMGKKKQPFYRIVVVDQRKRRDGAYIESLGYYDPIKDPYILNVDVDKAVDWILKGAQPSQTVKNLLRKAGVFKKVDEIKRTKKKEENQ, via the coding sequence GTGGTAAGGATTAGGTTAACACGTATGGGTAAGAAGAAACAACCATTTTACAGGATTGTTGTTGTTGATCAAAGAAAGAGAAGAGATGGTGCGTATATTGAAAGTTTGGGATATTATGATCCAATAAAAGATCCGTATATTTTAAATGTAGATGTTGATAAAGCAGTGGATTGGATTTTGAAAGGTGCACAACCAAGTCAAACTGTAAAAAATCTTTTGAGAAAAGCTGGTGTTTTTAAGAAAGTTGATGAAATAAAAAGGACTAAAAAGAAGGAGGAAAATCAATGA
- the ffh gene encoding signal recognition particle protein, with translation MFEGLQEKLSKAFKTLSGKGKITEKNIKEAIKIVKLSLLEADVNYKVVKEFIEDVKKKALGEKVLRSLTPDQMFIKILRDELIKLMGEKQPLKMIHSPSYIMMVGLQGSGKTTSAAKLANLLKKKGRKPYLVAADTYRPAAIDQLITLGKKIDVPVYCGDRKHPIKIVEEALKEVKDSGYDVVIFDTAGRLHIDNEMMNELVEIKEILSPDEILMVVDAMTGQDAVNSAKTFNEKLDVTGFVVTKMDGDARGGVILSIRYVTNKPVKFIGVGEKIEDLEEFYPERIASRILGLGDVLTLIEKAEKELDKEKMKTLGKKMINAEFTLEDFQEQLKEIKKLGSLSKIMELLPGAPKVDIEQGEREMKITEAIINSMTPEERRNPKILNASRKRRIALGSGTTVQDINKLLKNYEEMKKMMKMFKKGKLPFNLKGFKL, from the coding sequence TTGTTTGAAGGTTTACAAGAAAAACTTTCAAAAGCATTCAAAACTTTGTCTGGAAAAGGGAAAATTACCGAGAAGAATATAAAAGAAGCGATAAAAATAGTTAAATTATCTTTGTTGGAAGCAGATGTAAATTATAAGGTAGTTAAGGAATTTATTGAAGATGTAAAAAAGAAAGCATTAGGCGAAAAGGTTTTAAGATCTCTAACGCCTGATCAGATGTTTATAAAGATTTTAAGGGATGAGTTAATTAAATTAATGGGAGAAAAACAACCTTTGAAAATGATACATTCACCATCGTATATTATGATGGTAGGTTTGCAAGGTAGTGGTAAGACGACCAGTGCTGCAAAATTGGCAAATTTATTAAAGAAGAAAGGCAGAAAACCTTATTTGGTGGCTGCAGATACATACAGACCTGCCGCAATTGATCAGCTTATTACTTTAGGTAAGAAAATAGACGTACCTGTATATTGCGGGGATAGAAAACATCCAATAAAAATAGTTGAAGAGGCACTAAAAGAAGTAAAAGATAGTGGATATGATGTTGTAATTTTTGATACCGCGGGAAGATTACACATTGATAATGAAATGATGAATGAGTTAGTAGAGATAAAAGAAATATTATCACCAGATGAAATACTCATGGTAGTTGATGCGATGACGGGGCAAGATGCTGTAAATTCTGCAAAAACCTTTAACGAAAAGTTAGATGTTACTGGTTTTGTTGTAACAAAGATGGATGGAGATGCACGTGGTGGAGTAATTTTGTCAATTAGATATGTAACCAATAAACCTGTAAAATTTATAGGTGTTGGTGAAAAAATAGAGGATTTAGAGGAATTTTATCCTGAAAGAATTGCAAGTAGAATTTTAGGCTTAGGTGATGTATTGACTTTAATTGAGAAAGCCGAAAAAGAGCTAGATAAGGAAAAGATGAAAACACTTGGAAAAAAGATGATTAACGCAGAATTTACTTTGGAAGATTTTCAGGAGCAATTAAAGGAGATCAAAAAATTAGGTTCTTTGTCAAAAATAATGGAACTTTTACCAGGTGCGCCTAAAGTAGATATTGAACAAGGTGAAAGAGAGATGAAAATAACAGAAGCAATAATAAATTCAATGACACCTGAGGAGAGAAGAAATCCAAAAATACTCAATGCAAGTAGAAAAAGAAGGATAGCTCTTGGTAGTGGAACGACGGTGCAGGATATAAATAAATTGTTAAAAAATTACGAAGAAATGAAAAAAATGATGAAGATGTTTAAGAAGGGAAAGTTGCCATTTAATTTAAAGGGGTTTAAATTATAA